A window from Aliamphritea hakodatensis encodes these proteins:
- a CDS encoding universal stress protein, translating to MFKKVLVPVDVSEPEFIQDALKLALREVQDNQAELHLVTVVSGFSNSLVASFFSESDHQHAMTEVARKFKKYADSVLPEDVHPVLKVYEGSPAEMIIRYIRKKDIDLVVMSAHHRSRMNEFLLGSVSARVAERAGCSVMLLKN from the coding sequence ATGTTTAAGAAAGTACTGGTACCGGTGGATGTGTCTGAACCTGAATTTATTCAGGACGCACTGAAGCTGGCACTGCGGGAAGTACAGGATAATCAGGCGGAATTGCATCTGGTCACTGTGGTGTCCGGGTTCAGTAACTCGCTGGTGGCCTCGTTTTTCAGTGAAAGCGATCATCAGCATGCCATGACGGAAGTGGCCCGCAAGTTCAAAAAATATGCGGACTCAGTATTGCCGGAAGATGTTCATCCGGTACTGAAAGTGTACGAAGGATCACCCGCGGAAATGATTATCCGCTACATCCGCAAAAAGGACATTGATCTGGTGGTTATGTCCGCCCATCACCGTTCCCGAATGAATGAATTCCTGCTGGGCTCTGTCTCAGCACGGGTAGCAGAACGGGCCGGATGCTCGGTGATGCTGCTGAAAAACTGA
- the fic gene encoding protein adenylyltransferase Fic yields MTWTADQAYNQLPLLPPNTETTETRAVLKACIPARAALAELKQAGQLLPNQSMLINLLPLLEAKDSSEIENIVTTTDRLFQYAREDTGADHATKEALRYRTALQQGFAQLGSRPLCTATATEVCSTLKNTHMDVRKIPGTVIENQTTGDIIYTPPAGEDVIRGLLSNWEGFLHADDDLDPLIKMAVSHYQFEAIHPFLDGNGRTGRIINVLYLIEQNLLTLPILYLSRYIVQHKQDYYRLLTEVTREQAWENWLLFMLRGVEQTAIWTRDKISAITELMNLTAEYVRQQLPKIYSYELIQLIFEQPYCRISNLVENGIAKRQTASTYLRQLSAIGVLQETSAGKEKLFVHPKLMELMRQDSNTVSPY; encoded by the coding sequence ATGACATGGACAGCAGACCAGGCTTATAACCAACTGCCTTTGTTACCGCCCAACACTGAAACTACAGAAACCCGGGCGGTTCTGAAAGCCTGTATACCGGCACGTGCCGCCCTTGCTGAACTTAAACAGGCAGGTCAACTTTTGCCTAATCAGAGCATGCTTATTAATCTCCTGCCTCTGCTGGAAGCCAAAGACAGCTCAGAAATCGAAAACATTGTCACCACCACGGACCGCCTGTTTCAGTATGCCCGGGAAGATACCGGTGCCGATCACGCGACAAAAGAGGCCCTGCGTTACCGCACAGCACTGCAGCAGGGCTTTGCACAACTGGGAAGCCGGCCGCTATGTACGGCAACAGCAACCGAAGTCTGCAGCACGCTGAAAAACACGCACATGGACGTCCGTAAAATTCCCGGTACCGTCATCGAAAATCAGACAACCGGAGATATTATCTATACCCCACCAGCCGGCGAGGATGTTATCCGGGGCTTATTAAGTAACTGGGAAGGCTTTCTTCATGCTGACGATGATCTCGATCCGCTGATTAAAATGGCTGTCAGCCATTATCAGTTCGAAGCTATTCACCCGTTTCTGGACGGTAATGGCCGTACCGGTCGGATCATCAATGTCCTGTATCTGATTGAACAGAACCTGTTAACTCTGCCCATCCTGTATCTGAGCCGCTATATCGTCCAGCACAAGCAGGACTACTACCGTTTACTAACAGAAGTAACCCGGGAACAGGCGTGGGAGAACTGGCTGCTGTTTATGCTCAGGGGTGTAGAGCAAACCGCGATATGGACCCGCGATAAGATATCTGCGATCACGGAACTGATGAATCTGACAGCAGAATATGTCCGGCAACAGTTACCCAAGATATACAGCTATGAGCTGATTCAGCTGATTTTTGAGCAGCCTTACTGCCGTATCAGTAATCTGGTGGAAAATGGCATCGCCAAGCGCCAGACAGCATCCACTTACCTGAGGCAATTAAGCGCCATTGGCGTATTACAGGAAACATCCGCCGGAAAAGAGAAGCTTTTCGTCCATCCTAAACTCATGGAACTGATGCGTCAGGACAGCAACACAGTCAGCCCGTACTGA
- a CDS encoding response regulator, translating to MTPWKVLIVDDEEGIHGITRMIFRGYEFEQRGIELISAMNGAEARQILEQQQDIALALLDVVMETDHEGLQLVDFIRNQLNNQDIRIILRTGHPGYAPEAQVIVNYDINDYLSKAELSASRLLTSVVVALRSYRDIKTARQQSDQPASNGHQDGLLQCAAVELQQQITPLLQQSRRLQQLELNPVARDLSHELHARQQRLHNSVSLLQNSATTEASRPVSLSNLLNEVLQIFLPQSRREGWLLDYSLDEQLPSEIQSAPQPLQQLLITATELAILQAGGQDLKLSVSASGAAQLLLNLTQPHGQPVFTRTPWSQHLQQQLHSQCQQLGGQLLDAGDQSAIRCLLPLTL from the coding sequence ATGACCCCCTGGAAAGTACTGATAGTTGACGATGAAGAAGGCATCCACGGCATTACCCGGATGATCTTCCGTGGCTACGAATTCGAGCAGCGTGGTATCGAACTGATCAGTGCAATGAACGGGGCAGAAGCGCGGCAGATTCTGGAACAGCAGCAGGACATCGCCCTGGCCCTGCTGGACGTGGTCATGGAAACCGATCACGAAGGTCTGCAACTGGTGGATTTCATCCGTAACCAGCTGAATAATCAGGATATCCGCATCATTCTCCGTACCGGCCACCCGGGCTACGCCCCGGAAGCCCAGGTCATTGTTAACTACGACATTAACGACTACCTGAGTAAAGCTGAGCTGTCCGCTTCACGCCTGCTCACCTCGGTGGTGGTGGCGTTACGTTCCTACCGGGATATTAAAACCGCCCGCCAGCAATCGGATCAGCCCGCCAGCAACGGCCATCAGGATGGATTATTGCAGTGTGCTGCGGTTGAACTGCAGCAGCAAATTACCCCTCTGCTGCAACAAAGTCGCCGTTTGCAGCAACTGGAACTGAACCCGGTCGCCCGGGACCTGAGCCATGAACTGCATGCCCGGCAACAACGCCTGCATAACAGCGTCAGCCTGCTGCAAAACTCTGCTACAACAGAAGCATCCCGGCCGGTGAGCCTCAGTAACCTGCTCAATGAAGTGTTACAGATATTCCTGCCCCAAAGCCGCCGGGAAGGCTGGCTGCTGGATTACAGCCTGGATGAACAGTTACCGTCTGAAATTCAGAGCGCACCGCAACCGCTGCAGCAATTACTGATTACGGCCACCGAACTGGCCATTCTGCAGGCCGGCGGCCAGGACCTGAAACTCAGCGTCAGCGCATCCGGCGCCGCGCAGCTACTGCTGAACCTGACTCAGCCCCACGGCCAGCCGGTATTTACCCGGACCCCTTGGAGCCAACACCTGCAACAGCAGCTGCACAGCCAGTGTCAGCAACTGGGCGGTCAGCTACTGGACGCCGGTGACCAGAGCGCCATCCGCTGCCTGCTCCCGCTGACGCTGTAG